TCTTATCGACCGTCTCATGGCAAAAGCCGAGCATGGTAACGTGAAGCTTCATCTCAATAAAACGCTTGAAGAAGTTGTTGGCGATGACGCAGGTGTCACCGGTGTTCGCTTACGCGATACGCAAACTGATAGCCTGAGCGATTTGTCTGTTCACGGTGTATTTATTGCGATTGGACATCAACCAAATACCCAAATGTTTGCTGGTCAGCTTGAGATGGAAAATGGTTATCTCAAAGTGCACTCTGGTTTACAGGGAAATGCAACACAAACGAGCATTCCCGGAGTATTTGCCGCGGGCGACGTAAGTGATCATATTTATCGCCAAGCAATTACCTCTGCGGGTACGGGCTGTATGGCGGCTTTGGACGCCGAACGATACCTCGACGCGCTTGGTGATTAGGATGTCTCGCGCCTCCAAGTTAGTGAGGCGCGTTTCTTTATGATTTATCAGCTCTCTCCTGTTTCCATAGAGTTCCCCTCCCCGCGTCATGCACTTGAGGAGCCAAATGGCCTGCTTGCAGTGGGGGGAGATCTTTCGGTATCGAGATTAATAAACGCTTATCAACAAGGTATCTTTCCGTGGTTCAGTCATGATGACCCGATCCTCTGGTGGAGCCCCGACCCCCGCGCTGTATTTTGGCCCGATGAATTACATGTGAGCCGAAGTCTCAAGAAATTCCTCCGGAAGAGTCGATATACCATCACTTTAAATAAAGACTTTACGGGTGTGATCTCAGCCTGTCAAAGCGTCCATAGTAAGTTGACAGGAACCTGGATTACCGACAGCATGAAAGCTGCCTACATCACGTTACACGAGGCGGGTCATGCGCATTCAGTTGAAGTCTGGGAAAGTTCGCAATTAGTGGGAGGGCTGTATGGTGTCTGTGTGGGCCATATTTTTTGCGGTGAAAGCATGTTTCATAAGGCAGATCATGCGTCAAAGGCTGCTCTGCTTGGTCTATCAGCTCACTTAAGCCCCCTTGGATTAAAGTTTATTGATTGCCAAATGCCAAATCCGCACTTAATAAGCCTAGGTGCAAAACCCATCTCGCGTGACGATTATTTAAGCGTGTTAAACGAGAATCTCAAACAAAACTTTCCTGCTCATACTTGGGTTTCGACCGAGATCCGCATACATGAGTTGGCATTTTAACCAGAAACGCGCTAAAATCCCCCGCGTTTTGAAATCAGCCAGAACGAACAGATAAATTACCGAGGAATGAATGGCGAAAGAAGACAGTATTGAAATGCAGGGTGTAATTTTGGACACCCTCCCGAACACCATGTTCCGTGTTGAGTTAGAAAACGGGCACGTGGTCACTGCGCACATCTCCGGAAAAATGCGTAAAAATTACATTCGTATTCTGACTGGTGACAAAGTGACCGTTCAGCTTACCCCATACGATTTGACCAAAGGGCGTATCGTTTTCAGAACGCGTTAACTTTCCTTTCATACGCGTACAAAAAACCCAGCCGAAGCTGGGTTTTTTCGTATCAACTGCAGTTAGCTAACCGCTTCGCTTTCATTATCGAAATGGAACCGGAGTTGCTCCGCGAGTGCGGGCGCGTCCTTGTCTACAGAGACACGAACATTTCCACCTTGCGTTAACTTGCCAAAGAGGATCTCATTGGCAAGGGGTTTCTTCAAATGCTCCTGGATAATTCGTTCCATAGGACGTGCACCCATCGCTTTATCGTAACCATTCTCCGCAAGCCAAGCTCTCGCGTCCTTATCCAGTTCTAAAGACACGCCCTTACGATCGAGCTGCGCCTGTAGTTCACAAATGAACTTATCTACGACCTGTAAAATTACTTCTTCATCTAAATGATTAAACCAGATAATACCGTCTAAACGATTTCTAAATTCTGGCGTAAACACTTTATTAATCTCAGACATCGCGTCAAAGCTATGATCCTGCTGTTTAAAGCCAATTGATTTGCGGACGGTTTCTCGAACGCCTGCATTCGTCGTCATCACTACCACAACATTTCTAAAATCAGCCTTGCGGCCGTTGTTGTCTGTCAATGTACCGTTGTCCATTACTTGCAGAAGTACGTTATAGATGTCGCTATGTGCCTTTTCAATTTCATCTAAAAGCACAACGCAATAAGGATTTTTAATGACGGCTTCAGTCAACAAGCCCCCCTGCTCATAACCCACATATCCTGGTGGCGCACCAATTAAACGGCTCACCGCATGGCGCTCCATATACTCCGACATGTCAAAACGCAATAATTCGACGCCCATG
This genomic interval from Idiomarinaceae bacterium HL-53 contains the following:
- a CDS encoding leucyl/phenylalanyl-tRNA--protein transferase yields the protein MIYQLSPVSIEFPSPRHALEEPNGLLAVGGDLSVSRLINAYQQGIFPWFSHDDPILWWSPDPRAVFWPDELHVSRSLKKFLRKSRYTITLNKDFTGVISACQSVHSKLTGTWITDSMKAAYITLHEAGHAHSVEVWESSQLVGGLYGVCVGHIFCGESMFHKADHASKAALLGLSAHLSPLGLKFIDCQMPNPHLISLGAKPISRDDYLSVLNENLKQNFPAHTWVSTEIRIHELAF
- a CDS encoding bacterial translation initiation factor 1 (bIF-1) — protein: MAKEDSIEMQGVILDTLPNTMFRVELENGHVVTAHISGKMRKNYIRILTGDKVTVQLTPYDLTKGRIVFRTR